In one window of Laspinema palackyanum D2c DNA:
- a CDS encoding Rpn family recombination-promoting nuclease/putative transposase, translating into MIIWLQPTSNPAVFETEFPFQSTRHGYEVVRIWEESPELFLQDPALLPLAVLSATQEPNQLLAQVAQEVAKIEETELRQEIAACTQVLAGLRFSKDLIANFFREEIMQESVIYQDILQKGLNQGKKQEAIAMIMRPITRRFGSLDPDIRDRIDALTTAQLEDLNEALFDLTEVTDLVTWLQSH; encoded by the coding sequence GTGATTATTTGGCTGCAACCCACCAGCAATCCAGCAGTTTTTGAGACAGAATTCCCGTTCCAATCAACCCGACATGGATATGAGGTTGTGCGGATATGGGAGGAATCTCCCGAACTGTTTTTACAAGACCCAGCATTACTCCCCTTGGCGGTGTTATCCGCCACTCAAGAACCGAACCAACTCTTGGCTCAAGTTGCTCAGGAAGTGGCTAAAATAGAAGAAACTGAACTGCGCCAAGAAATCGCCGCTTGTACTCAGGTTCTAGCGGGTTTACGGTTTAGCAAAGATTTGATTGCTAACTTTTTTCGGGAGGAAATTATGCAGGAATCCGTGATTTATCAAGACATTCTTCAAAAGGGACTGAATCAAGGGAAAAAGCAGGAGGCGATCGCCATGATTATGCGTCCGATTACCCGACGGTTTGGTTCCCTGGACCCCGATATCCGAGACCGCATTGATGCACTGACAACGGCTCAATTGGAAGATTTGAATGAAGCCTTATTCGATTTGACAGAAGTCACGGATTTAGTGACTTGGTTGCAGTCTCATTAG
- a CDS encoding protein kinase domain-containing protein produces MNDFPDFSANGYKIIRELGHNRAGGRVTYLALNQQRQESVAIKQFQFATSGSDWSAYRAVEREIEVLQQLNHPGIPKYLDSFETADGFCMVQEYKNAQSLAVPRSFEADEVKVLAIAALNILVYLQNRTPLVIHRDIKPENILVSDRLTLYLVDFGFAKLGSDDVAMSSMVKGTMGFMPPEQLLNRQLSAASDLYGLGATLICLLTGTRSVAIAELVDDDYRIQFNHLTPKVSLRWIEWLETMVEPNPSSRFPDAATALAALEPIYVVRTPEVHLSKTHITATASTLGEQITQILSIKNPVPDTRLRGKWQVAPHPQDPPHRPDAHAWISFSPAHFKKNRLDAQVIIDTCQLRANETYQREVLLEHNGIPNPIRISLEITTAPMPISTHKLPYSSLGLLFLAAGAGGMLALHSIATPIAIALSGFLAWAGLAKLTGKQGFVVKFMLTAVATTLMAALAGFTLGMAAGASLIGSWATAGSLAATAVTGVALILAASGITKEFGLQIATALSLLTAASGISCGIALQLGFWTPLLIAAAAITGIPVIGVMVWLPIKRSRLKAQYRRSEQHLIAP; encoded by the coding sequence ATGAATGATTTTCCCGACTTTAGCGCGAACGGCTATAAAATTATCCGAGAGCTCGGCCATAATCGTGCCGGGGGTCGGGTGACTTATTTGGCGCTGAATCAGCAGCGACAAGAATCGGTAGCAATTAAACAATTTCAATTTGCCACCAGTGGTTCCGACTGGTCCGCTTATCGGGCGGTGGAACGGGAAATTGAGGTGTTGCAACAGTTAAATCACCCCGGGATTCCTAAATATTTGGATTCGTTTGAGACTGCCGATGGGTTTTGTATGGTCCAGGAGTATAAAAATGCTCAATCCCTGGCGGTGCCGCGCAGTTTTGAGGCGGATGAGGTCAAGGTACTGGCGATCGCGGCTTTAAACATCTTAGTTTATCTACAAAATCGGACCCCGTTGGTGATTCATCGGGATATTAAACCGGAAAATATCCTAGTCAGCGATCGCCTCACGTTATATCTCGTTGATTTTGGCTTTGCTAAACTCGGTTCCGACGATGTGGCAATGAGCAGTATGGTTAAAGGGACAATGGGATTTATGCCCCCTGAACAACTGCTGAACCGTCAACTGTCTGCTGCGTCTGACCTGTACGGATTGGGTGCGACTTTGATTTGTTTACTGACGGGAACTCGATCGGTTGCGATCGCCGAGTTGGTCGATGATGATTATCGCATCCAATTCAACCATCTCACTCCTAAAGTGAGCTTGCGCTGGATTGAATGGTTGGAAACAATGGTCGAACCCAATCCGAGCAGTCGCTTCCCCGATGCAGCAACGGCCTTGGCCGCATTGGAGCCGATTTATGTCGTCCGCACACCGGAAGTCCATCTGAGCAAAACTCACATTACAGCAACCGCCTCAACCCTCGGAGAACAAATCACCCAAATCCTCTCGATTAAAAACCCGGTTCCCGACACCCGACTCCGAGGAAAATGGCAGGTTGCCCCCCATCCCCAGGACCCGCCTCATCGTCCCGATGCTCATGCTTGGATTTCCTTTTCTCCTGCTCATTTTAAGAAGAATCGTTTGGATGCTCAAGTTATTATTGATACCTGTCAATTACGCGCTAATGAGACCTATCAAAGAGAAGTTTTATTAGAACATAATGGCATACCCAATCCGATTAGAATTTCCCTAGAAATCACCACTGCTCCCATGCCGATTTCAACTCACAAATTACCCTACAGTTCATTAGGATTGTTATTTTTAGCCGCTGGTGCCGGAGGAATGTTAGCGCTTCATTCGATCGCCACCCCGATTGCGATCGCCCTGAGTGGATTTCTAGCTTGGGCGGGGCTTGCTAAACTGACGGGAAAGCAGGGATTTGTAGTAAAATTCATGCTCACTGCCGTAGCTACAACCCTGATGGCAGCGCTCGCCGGATTTACCCTAGGAATGGCTGCCGGTGCCAGTCTAATCGGGTCCTGGGCCACCGCTGGCAGCTTAGCCGCTACAGCAGTTACCGGGGTTGCCTTAATCTTAGCCGCCTCGGGGATTACCAAGGAATTTGGACTACAAATCGCCACTGCTCTCTCCCTACTAACTGCTGCCTCTGGCATCAGTTGTGGCATTGCTTTACAATTAGGATTCTGGACCCCATTGCTCATCGCTGCTGCGGCGATCACCGGCATTCCCGTGATTGGAGTCATGGTCTGGCTTCCCATCAAGCGATCGCGTCTCAAAGCTCAATATCGCCGTTCTGAGCAGCATTTAATCGCTCCTTAA
- a CDS encoding pseudouridine synthase: MSYHYILFHKPYNVLCQFSDRDGKNAGIQRPTLKDYIDIPDIYAVGRLDLDSEGLLLLTNHGAIQHRLSSPKYAHPRTYWVQVERIPDEPALDLLRNGVQIQDYRTRPATVQLLPTEPELPPRDPPVRFRKTVPTAWLEITLTEGKNRQVRRMTAAVGFPTLRLVRSGIGNLSLAGLPPGQWRDLTREEVKSVLKQLRS; the protein is encoded by the coding sequence GTGTCTTATCACTATATTTTGTTCCACAAACCCTATAATGTTCTGTGCCAATTTAGCGATCGCGACGGCAAGAATGCAGGCATTCAACGCCCTACCTTAAAAGATTACATTGATATCCCCGACATTTATGCCGTCGGTCGCCTAGATTTAGACAGTGAGGGACTGTTGCTGTTAACGAATCATGGGGCCATCCAACATCGCCTCTCCTCTCCTAAATATGCCCATCCCCGGACCTATTGGGTACAGGTTGAACGCATCCCCGACGAACCGGCCCTCGACCTTCTCCGCAACGGCGTCCAGATTCAGGATTATCGCACCCGACCCGCAACGGTGCAACTCTTACCCACGGAACCCGAACTCCCTCCTCGCGATCCCCCAGTGCGCTTTCGCAAAACCGTCCCCACCGCCTGGTTAGAAATCACCCTCACAGAAGGGAAAAACCGCCAAGTCCGACGCATGACTGCTGCGGTTGGGTTTCCCACCCTGCGCCTGGTGCGATCGGGCATCGGCAACCTCTCCCTAGCGGGGTTACCACCGGGACAATGGCGAGATTTGACTCGCGAGGAGGTGAAATCTGTCTTGAAACAGTTGCGATCGTAG
- a CDS encoding alpha/beta fold hydrolase: MTTQQLRLPTAIAKETWIWNGHKVQYAVQGVGRPLLLIHGFGASIGHWRKNLPALAEGGYRVFALDLLGFGGSDKAPLNYTLELWEELITDFWTEHIQEPTVFIGNSIGALLSLMLVANHPEKSAGGVLINCAGGLNHRPEELNPPLRLVMGTFSKLVSSPTVGTFLFNRIRQKHRIRNTLRQVYRNREAITDELVDLLYEPSCDVGAQKVFASILTAPPGRPPSEILPHVTHPLLVLWGEDDPWTPIAGSRIFQQSHPDRTITFKSIPNTGHCPHDERPEVVNPLILDWLETSASGNSNA, from the coding sequence GTGACCACACAACAGCTTAGACTACCGACTGCGATCGCCAAGGAAACCTGGATTTGGAACGGCCATAAAGTTCAGTATGCCGTCCAAGGGGTCGGTCGTCCCCTCCTCCTGATTCATGGATTTGGGGCCTCCATCGGCCATTGGCGCAAGAACCTTCCCGCCCTTGCCGAAGGGGGATATCGCGTGTTTGCCTTAGATTTGCTGGGGTTTGGCGGTTCGGATAAAGCCCCCCTGAATTACACCCTGGAATTGTGGGAAGAACTGATTACGGATTTCTGGACAGAACATATCCAGGAACCGACGGTATTTATAGGCAATTCCATTGGTGCATTGCTGAGTCTGATGCTGGTTGCCAATCACCCCGAAAAGTCAGCAGGGGGTGTTTTAATCAATTGTGCCGGGGGGTTAAATCATCGCCCAGAAGAACTCAATCCACCCTTGCGGTTGGTGATGGGTACGTTTAGCAAATTAGTGAGTTCTCCCACGGTGGGCACCTTCCTATTTAACCGAATTCGCCAAAAACACCGGATTCGCAATACCTTACGCCAAGTGTATCGCAACCGGGAGGCGATTACCGATGAGTTGGTCGATTTGCTCTACGAACCGTCCTGTGATGTGGGCGCGCAAAAAGTGTTTGCTTCCATTTTGACCGCACCTCCGGGAAGACCTCCCTCGGAAATTTTACCCCATGTTACCCATCCGTTATTGGTGTTGTGGGGGGAAGATGACCCTTGGACACCGATCGCCGGAAGTCGGATTTTCCAACAATCTCACCCAGACCGGACCATTACCTTTAAGTCCATTCCCAATACCGGACACTGTCCCCATGATGAACGTCCAGAGGTGGTGAATCCCTTGATTTTAGACTGGTTAGAAACCAGTGCGTCAGGGAACTCCAACGCCTAA
- a CDS encoding putative 2-dehydropantoate 2-reductase, translating to MGTALQSPRNRSYAIIGTGAIGGFYGAKLQQAGFEVHFLLHSDYQFVQQRGLRVDSVWGDFTLDSLNVYNEVHQMPPCDVVIVALKTTRNSLLTTLLPPVLKESGAVLMLQNGLGNEEAIAPIVAPAHILGGLCFICSNKVGKGHIHHLDYGAITLGEYAPDYQPLGITPTLQDIATDFETAGIPTQFAEDLLLARWKKLIWNIPYNGLSVVLNARTDEIMGNEYTRLLSEQLMREVAAIAAAYNRKIPESFIQKMLDHTAQMKPYITSMKLDYEHRRPLEVESIVGNPLQAAIAKQIPVPKIAMLYAQLNFINTQIQTKPPLPRS from the coding sequence ATGGGTACAGCGTTGCAGTCTCCGAGGAATCGGAGTTATGCCATTATTGGCACCGGGGCGATTGGCGGATTTTATGGCGCAAAACTCCAGCAAGCGGGGTTTGAGGTGCATTTTTTGCTGCATAGCGATTATCAGTTTGTGCAGCAGCGCGGATTAAGGGTGGATTCGGTTTGGGGTGACTTTACCCTCGACTCCCTGAATGTTTATAACGAGGTCCACCAAATGCCGCCTTGTGATGTGGTCATTGTTGCTCTAAAAACCACCCGCAATTCTTTACTAACCACTCTGTTGCCGCCAGTTTTGAAAGAATCCGGGGCGGTATTAATGTTACAAAATGGTCTGGGTAACGAAGAGGCGATCGCCCCGATTGTTGCTCCTGCTCATATCCTGGGCGGATTATGCTTTATTTGCTCTAATAAAGTCGGAAAAGGTCATATTCACCACCTAGATTATGGCGCGATTACCCTCGGGGAATATGCACCGGATTATCAACCCTTGGGAATTACCCCTACTCTCCAAGACATTGCCACAGATTTTGAAACTGCCGGAATTCCCACTCAATTTGCCGAAGATTTACTCCTCGCCCGGTGGAAAAAATTGATTTGGAATATTCCTTATAATGGCTTGTCAGTGGTGCTGAATGCCCGCACAGATGAAATCATGGGGAATGAATACACGCGCCTTTTATCTGAACAGTTAATGCGCGAAGTCGCAGCGATTGCCGCTGCCTATAATCGGAAAATTCCCGAAAGTTTTATTCAAAAAATGCTGGATCATACGGCCCAAATGAAACCCTATATTACCAGCATGAAATTGGATTATGAACACCGCCGACCCCTAGAAGTAGAATCCATTGTTGGTAATCCTCTGCAAGCGGCGATCGCCAAACAAATCCCCGTCCCCAAAATAGCCATGCTTTACGCCCAATTAAACTTCATAAACACTCAAATCCAAACCAAACCCCCTCTCCCCCGTTCGTAG
- a CDS encoding class II aldolase/adducin family protein has translation MDERLIKPGLPQPPTFDRLSDERLYRKQRLAAAFRLFAHFGFDEGVAGHITVRDPEFPHQFWVNPFGMYFGQIRVSDLVLVNHQGEIKQGDRPINAAGFAIHSQIHQARPDVIAAVHAHSLYGKTWSTLGRLLDPLTQDACAFYGDHALFDDYTGVVLEMSEGERLARTLGNAKAIILRNHGLLTVGHSVDEAIWWFITMDRSCQSQLMAEAAGTPIAIAPEIAQLTYTQVGSHYMGWFSFQSLYEMIVCQQPDLLE, from the coding sequence ATGGATGAACGCTTAATCAAACCCGGACTCCCTCAACCCCCCACATTCGATCGCCTCAGCGATGAAAGATTATATCGCAAACAACGCTTGGCAGCCGCATTTCGCCTATTCGCTCACTTTGGATTTGATGAAGGCGTAGCGGGTCATATTACAGTCCGGGACCCGGAATTTCCTCACCAATTCTGGGTCAATCCCTTTGGAATGTATTTTGGTCAGATTCGCGTCTCGGACCTGGTATTAGTCAACCATCAAGGAGAAATTAAGCAAGGCGATCGCCCGATTAATGCCGCTGGATTTGCCATTCATTCCCAAATCCATCAAGCACGTCCCGATGTGATTGCGGCAGTACACGCTCATTCCCTCTATGGCAAAACCTGGTCCACCCTGGGACGACTTCTTGACCCTCTCACTCAAGATGCCTGTGCTTTTTATGGGGATCATGCCTTATTTGATGACTATACAGGCGTGGTGTTAGAGATGAGTGAGGGCGAACGATTAGCGCGGACCTTGGGAAATGCCAAGGCGATTATCCTTCGCAATCATGGATTACTCACCGTGGGTCATTCCGTGGATGAGGCAATCTGGTGGTTTATCACAATGGATCGGTCCTGTCAAAGTCAACTGATGGCAGAGGCAGCAGGAACACCCATCGCTATTGCGCCAGAAATTGCCCAATTGACTTATACTCAGGTGGGAAGTCATTACATGGGGTGGTTTAGCTTTCAGTCGCTTTATGAGATGATCGTTTGTCAGCAGCCGGATTTATTGGAATGA
- the yidD gene encoding membrane protein insertion efficiency factor YidD produces the protein MQLTRVDGIARGLALEAIASYKIHLSPRKGFACAHRMLHQDESCSDYIYRMFSSENFLAAVAHSGERFRACANAHQALKGTSKSSFGCIVLPCCLPL, from the coding sequence ATGCAACTAACCCGCGTTGATGGGATCGCCCGAGGACTAGCTTTAGAGGCGATCGCTTCCTATAAAATCCACCTTTCTCCCAGAAAAGGTTTTGCCTGCGCTCATCGGATGTTACATCAAGACGAGTCTTGCTCGGATTATATTTACCGGATGTTTAGTAGTGAGAATTTTCTGGCTGCCGTTGCCCACTCTGGGGAACGGTTCCGCGCTTGTGCTAACGCGCACCAAGCGTTAAAAGGAACCTCGAAATCTAGTTTCGGCTGTATTGTGCTTCCCTGCTGTCTCCCGTTATAA
- a CDS encoding ABC transporter permease yields the protein MKRYLSTLALFWKTAIAAELEYRVNFAIASFSSLGNLAGSWFALSLFYGTDYNFAGWQWEEALVVLGVFTILQGFSSTFLAPNLNTIVKQVQEGTLDFVLLKPISSQFWLSGRTISLWGLPDIILGLLLIFYAGSTLNLDPVNYLISLIPLLFGAISLYSLWFMLGALSIWFVKIYNVTQVLRGLLEAGRFPMVAYPTAYRFFFTFIVPVAFLTTVPAESVLGRVEVSWIAGAALLAIVLFLASMAFWRFALRFYTSASS from the coding sequence ATGAAACGATATTTATCCACACTCGCCCTATTTTGGAAAACTGCGATCGCCGCTGAGCTCGAATATCGGGTCAACTTTGCGATCGCCTCGTTCAGCAGCCTCGGAAACCTCGCCGGGAGTTGGTTTGCCCTCTCCCTATTTTACGGCACTGACTACAATTTCGCCGGATGGCAATGGGAAGAAGCCCTCGTGGTTTTAGGAGTATTTACCATTCTCCAAGGCTTTTCCTCCACCTTCCTCGCCCCTAATCTAAATACTATTGTCAAACAAGTCCAAGAAGGCACTCTCGACTTTGTGCTGCTTAAACCCATCAGTTCTCAATTTTGGCTATCGGGACGGACGATTTCACTATGGGGGCTGCCGGATATTATTTTGGGCTTACTCCTGATTTTTTATGCAGGCAGTACCCTGAATTTAGACCCGGTTAACTACCTGATCAGTTTAATTCCCCTCCTCTTTGGGGCCATCAGTCTCTATAGCTTATGGTTTATGCTAGGTGCGCTGAGTATTTGGTTTGTAAAAATTTATAATGTGACTCAGGTGCTCAGAGGATTACTGGAAGCGGGTCGATTTCCAATGGTGGCTTATCCCACTGCTTATCGCTTTTTCTTCACCTTTATTGTCCCCGTCGCCTTTCTCACTACTGTACCGGCAGAGTCGGTTTTGGGACGGGTCGAAGTCAGTTGGATTGCCGGGGCCGCTCTCTTGGCGATCGTCCTTTTTTTGGCTTCGATGGCATTTTGGCGGTTTGCCCTCCGGTTTTATACCAGTGCCTCCAGTTAG
- a CDS encoding sensor histidine kinase, producing the protein MMNQFTKILRDKKATIVEQWVAVVRGDESITTADTLPYLAIRDTLPNIIDAIASLLDSQEECEEAELLQSALEHGYLRAQQGYEPEEIAREYGLAREMMISAMEEELERAKPQEIIRVFRLIDQAMAKVLGRCFRSYTEERVRELEELQTQIHLTNQELTRLVRSNKENLVYLAHELKTPLNSIIGYSDLFLRQQRKQFNEGENSPANMEHIEKVLHSGRLLLQLINNALEISRHEAGKMSLHFIETPVKNLIFTTVEMLEPTAREKQIKLEVDCDHAPESIVTDPLRLQQVVTNLLSNALRYTDDGTVRIECRIISEQEWKIAISDTGVGIDEKDQAEIFNPYFRVTRDNQTFLPNSTGLGLAIVSRLVKLLQGNIQVFSEVNVGSTFTVTLPLQIQSS; encoded by the coding sequence ATGATGAACCAGTTTACAAAAATATTACGAGATAAAAAAGCCACGATTGTTGAACAATGGGTTGCAGTGGTTCGGGGCGATGAAAGTATTACGACAGCAGATACACTCCCCTATTTGGCGATTCGCGATACTCTGCCTAACATCATTGATGCGATCGCTTCTCTCCTCGACTCCCAGGAAGAATGCGAGGAGGCAGAGCTGTTACAATCGGCTTTGGAACATGGCTATCTTAGAGCGCAACAGGGCTACGAACCTGAAGAAATTGCCCGAGAATATGGGTTAGCCCGAGAGATGATGATTTCCGCGATGGAGGAGGAACTAGAACGAGCCAAACCCCAGGAAATTATTCGGGTCTTCCGCCTAATTGATCAGGCAATGGCTAAAGTCCTCGGACGCTGTTTCCGCAGTTATACAGAAGAAAGAGTGAGGGAGTTAGAGGAGTTGCAAACTCAGATTCATCTCACCAATCAAGAACTCACCCGATTAGTCCGGTCCAATAAAGAAAATTTGGTCTACCTGGCCCACGAATTAAAAACACCATTAAATTCGATTATTGGCTACTCTGATTTATTTTTACGACAACAGCGCAAACAGTTTAATGAAGGAGAAAACTCTCCAGCCAATATGGAGCATATTGAAAAGGTACTCCACAGCGGAAGACTTTTGCTTCAATTAATTAATAATGCTTTAGAAATTTCCCGTCATGAAGCGGGTAAAATGTCTTTACATTTCATAGAGACTCCGGTTAAAAATTTAATTTTTACAACCGTAGAAATGCTAGAACCGACGGCCCGAGAGAAACAAATTAAGCTAGAGGTGGATTGTGATCACGCTCCGGAGAGCATCGTGACGGACCCGTTACGGTTACAGCAAGTGGTGACTAATTTGCTCAGTAATGCACTTCGCTATACCGACGATGGAACCGTCCGAATTGAATGCCGAATTATTTCTGAACAGGAGTGGAAAATCGCCATTAGCGATACGGGAGTTGGGATTGATGAAAAAGACCAAGCGGAGATTTTTAATCCATATTTTCGGGTAACTAGAGACAATCAGACGTTTCTTCCCAATAGTACAGGATTGGGGCTGGCGATCGTCTCGCGGTTGGTGAAGTTGTTGCAAGGCAATATCCAGGTGTTTTCAGAAGTGAATGTCGGTTCTACCTTTACAGTAACTTTACCCCTGCAAATTCAGTCCTCTTAA
- a CDS encoding methyl-accepting chemotaxis protein translates to MITQLFSKFQNKLLVLLFLSTLIPVAIVGGYSTLSYRKVLTELLYNQMVRQGTDSESKISSFLKNVKADILYLSQTPPVQGIVRSRANKGIDPQDKSSYQDWKSRLEIIFNSFLDSKPYYYQLRYLDENGNELVRMNSKNGTIQTVPDSQLQNKATDDYFIETMKLSSGEIFVSQVNLNRENGEIEVPHIPVIRYSTPIYSASGEKKGIVIANVFADSFLEMVDVKTGEQSNEAFIINPEGYYIYHRNESKEWGFDLNKQETVVQDYPEEISQKLLSFQTGFISEGIDWVISYNPIFPNTQNQKHGFVLVYAAPKDVVFAPINNLSTVAILITGFALVVVLQIGSMILKNLLGSIRDITGVVSSFSIELLATIEQQERMTVQQSASVQETTVAIDRINAASADSARQAQNAAIGGKHALVRVAEGSKAVSQTFEEMETLKEKVEAIASRSFSLNEQTNKISTISNLVSNLATETNLLALNAAVEAVRAGDQGKGFGVVASEIRKLADRSKQSTQNISTLVQDIERAVNSMALAAHEGQTNVETGVKIAQNTAEVFTDIASGMEQIVEHTQQIALTAQQQSLAIEQVMTAMNDLTHEAAETATSMTHVKTGIQKLNETALNLKSMI, encoded by the coding sequence ATGATTACTCAACTATTCAGCAAATTTCAAAATAAGCTCTTGGTTTTACTTTTCTTGAGTACATTAATTCCGGTGGCGATCGTCGGCGGATATAGTACCCTGTCCTACCGAAAGGTTTTAACCGAGTTACTCTATAACCAAATGGTGCGTCAAGGGACAGATAGTGAATCAAAAATTAGTTCTTTTCTAAAAAATGTTAAAGCTGATATTTTATACCTCAGCCAAACTCCTCCAGTTCAAGGGATAGTGAGATCCCGAGCCAATAAAGGAATCGACCCCCAAGACAAATCCTCATATCAAGACTGGAAAAGTCGATTAGAAATCATTTTTAATTCTTTCCTCGACTCTAAACCTTATTATTATCAACTGCGCTATTTAGATGAAAATGGCAATGAGTTAGTCCGGATGAATTCAAAAAATGGAACAATTCAAACTGTACCGGATTCTCAACTTCAGAATAAGGCCACTGATGACTATTTCATCGAAACGATGAAATTAAGTTCCGGTGAAATTTTTGTTTCTCAGGTTAACTTGAATCGGGAAAATGGAGAAATAGAAGTTCCTCATATCCCAGTGATTCGCTACAGCACCCCAATTTATAGTGCATCGGGAGAAAAAAAGGGAATTGTTATTGCCAATGTATTTGCCGATAGCTTTTTAGAAATGGTGGATGTGAAAACGGGGGAACAGTCCAATGAAGCCTTTATTATCAACCCAGAGGGCTACTACATTTATCACCGAAATGAAAGCAAAGAGTGGGGCTTTGACTTAAATAAACAGGAGACTGTAGTCCAGGACTATCCTGAAGAAATTAGTCAAAAATTATTGTCATTTCAAACGGGGTTTATTTCTGAAGGAATTGATTGGGTAATCAGCTATAATCCAATTTTTCCCAATACTCAAAATCAGAAACATGGTTTTGTTCTCGTCTATGCCGCGCCGAAAGACGTAGTTTTTGCGCCGATTAATAACTTAAGCACGGTTGCCATTCTGATTACTGGGTTTGCCTTGGTGGTTGTCCTGCAAATCGGGAGTATGATTTTAAAGAATTTGCTGGGTTCTATTCGAGACATTACTGGAGTGGTTTCCTCCTTTTCCATAGAACTGTTAGCAACCATTGAACAGCAAGAACGAATGACGGTGCAGCAGTCGGCATCGGTGCAAGAAACAACCGTAGCGATTGATCGGATTAATGCTGCTTCCGCAGACTCAGCGCGACAAGCGCAAAATGCCGCTATTGGGGGAAAACACGCCTTAGTTAGAGTGGCAGAAGGGAGCAAAGCGGTTTCCCAAACCTTTGAGGAAATGGAAACTTTGAAAGAAAAAGTAGAGGCGATCGCCTCCCGGAGTTTCAGTTTAAATGAGCAGACGAATAAAATTAGCACCATCTCCAATTTAGTCAGCAATTTAGCCACCGAAACCAACCTGTTGGCGTTGAATGCAGCCGTAGAAGCAGTTCGTGCAGGAGATCAGGGAAAAGGGTTCGGCGTAGTTGCCTCGGAAATTAGAAAACTGGCCGATCGCAGTAAACAATCGACCCAGAATATTTCAACCTTAGTTCAAGATATTGAACGGGCGGTTAATTCAATGGCCCTGGCTGCTCATGAGGGCCAAACCAATGTAGAAACCGGGGTAAAAATTGCTCAAAATACCGCAGAAGTGTTTACAGATATTGCCAGTGGTATGGAACAAATTGTGGAACATACCCAGCAAATTGCTCTGACTGCACAACAACAATCCCTGGCGATCGAACAGGTGATGACGGCGATGAACGATCTCACCCATGAAGCAGCAGAAACGGCAACGAGTATGACTCACGTCAAAACCGGGATTCAAAAACTCAACGAAACCGCCTTAAATCTGAAATCCATGATTTGA
- a CDS encoding ABC transporter permease, with product MRRFFRIAPTLFSVHYAHMLEYRAEIVLWALSGTLPFILMGLWLEASQNGGFALNPVEFARYFLAAFIVRQFNVVWVVWEFEKEVVEGKLSMRLLQPLDPVWHHVAAHVAERGARLPFIGILILVFFALYPDAFWLPDLGRFLLWIGVVILGFVLRFVIQYTFSLLCFWIERANAIEQFWFLFYLFFSGMVAPLEVFPESVRQVVLWTPFPYMIHFPAALLVGLPVNVSPSLAIMCGWVAIFLIINRWLWRRGLRQYSGMGA from the coding sequence ATGAGACGTTTTTTCAGAATTGCTCCCACTTTGTTCTCCGTTCATTATGCTCATATGTTGGAATACCGCGCCGAAATTGTGTTGTGGGCGCTCTCGGGTACTTTGCCGTTCATTTTAATGGGACTCTGGTTAGAAGCTTCTCAAAACGGAGGTTTTGCTTTAAACCCGGTGGAGTTTGCTCGGTATTTTTTAGCGGCATTTATTGTCCGACAATTCAATGTTGTTTGGGTGGTTTGGGAGTTTGAAAAAGAAGTGGTGGAAGGAAAACTCTCCATGAGGTTATTACAACCGTTGGACCCGGTGTGGCATCATGTGGCCGCTCATGTGGCGGAACGGGGTGCTCGCCTCCCTTTTATTGGCATCTTAATTTTAGTCTTTTTTGCCTTATATCCCGATGCGTTTTGGCTGCCCGATTTAGGACGGTTTTTGCTCTGGATTGGGGTAGTTATATTAGGATTTGTCCTGCGTTTTGTGATTCAATATACGTTTTCCCTCCTGTGTTTTTGGATAGAACGGGCGAATGCGATCGAGCAATTTTGGTTTTTATTTTATCTGTTTTTCTCCGGCATGGTTGCTCCCTTAGAGGTGTTCCCGGAATCAGTGCGCCAAGTGGTGTTATGGACACCGTTTCCTTATATGATTCACTTTCCAGCGGCATTATTGGTGGGATTACCTGTGAATGTGAGTCCCAGTCTTGCCATCATGTGCGGTTGGGTGGCAATCTTTTTGATCATCAATCGCTGGTTGTGGCGTCGCGGGTTGCGCCAATATTCCGGGATGGGGGCTTGA